A stretch of Henckelia pumila isolate YLH828 chromosome 4, ASM3356847v2, whole genome shotgun sequence DNA encodes these proteins:
- the LOC140866927 gene encoding protein LURP-one-related 12-like produces the protein MPSRSWKRPRSKKITKNINESAMVELGYHVYKEETHLTVRKTSFFFSGDGFTAYDSKGQLVFRVDSYRPDAAEEVVLMDAAGGCILTLRRKRPSLHQRWEGFAGERTEGQDPLFSVRRSSLIGRSAITVEVYINGGEEYQIEGSFARRSCTIFNAEKEAVAKIRRKVDASTNVVLGKDVFLLSSKPGFGGAFAMALVLVLDQIDGEYAAGDGNRAYTVHGRRQ, from the exons ATGCCTTCGAGGAGCTGGAAGCGGCCAAGATCCAAGAAAATCACGAAGAACATTAATGAGTCGGCCATGGTGGAGCTCGGATATCATGTATACAAAGAAGAAACCCATCTCACTGTCAGGAAAACTTCATTCTTCTTCTCCGGAGATGGCTTCACTGCTTACGACTCCAAAGGCCAACTGGTTTTCAGGGTCGATTCTTACCGCCCTGATGCGGCGGAGGAAGTTGTTCTCATGGATGCCGCCGGCGGATGCATCCTCACTCTCCGCCGCAAG AGGCCGAGTTTGCATCAGAGGTGGGAAGGTTTCGCCGGCGAGAGgaccgaggggcaggatccactCTTCAGCGTCCGCAGATCCTCGTTGATCGGACGGTCGGCGATCACCGTCGAGGTGTACATCAATGGAGGCGAGGAGTACCAGATAGAGGGTTCCTTCGCCCGCCGGAGCTGCACCATTTTCAATGCGGAGAAGGAAGCGGTGGCCAAGATCCGCCGCAAGGTGGATGCCTCCACCAATGTTGTGCTGGGGAAGGACGTTTTCTTGCTTTCGTCGAAGCCGGGATTCGGCGGCGCGTTTGCAATGGCGCTGGTTTTGGTGCTGGATCAGATCGACGGCGAATACGCCGCCGGGGATGGGAATCGGGCGTACACTGTACATGGACGCCGCCAATAA
- the LOC140867100 gene encoding protein MIZU-KUSSEI 1: MGDQTPPHTPTSPSSSAAAPPPHQALTLLQPSSKKKPKPVKVFRVFRSVFRSFPIIAPACKLPSLPGGRLPDTRGATAGARVTGTLFGYRKGRVSLSIQENPRTLPTLVLELAMQTQVLQKEMSLGMVRIALECEKRSEKDKTKLVEEPLWTMFCNGKKIGYGVKREATEEDLHVMEVLKAVSMGAGVLPGKSEAEGPDGEMAYMRAHFERVVGSKDSETLYMLSPDGNNGPELSIFFVRI, from the coding sequence ATGGGAGATCAAACTCCGCCACACACGCCCACCTCGCCCTCCTCCTCCGCCGCCGCACCTCCTCCGCATCAGGCATTGACTCTCCTCCAACCCTCTTCCAAGAAAAAACCCAAGCCCGTCAAAGTATTCCGCGTCTTCCGCTCCGTATTCCGATCCTTCCCCATCATAGCCCCCGCCTGCAAACTCCCTTCCCTCCCCGGCGGCCGCCTCCCGGACACACGCGGCGCCACCGCCGGAGCCCGTGTCACGGGGACCCTTTTCGGATACCGGAAAGGCCGCGTGAGCCTCTCGATTCAAGAGAACCCACGGACCCTGCCCACGCTGGTGCTGGAGCTGGCCATGCAGACGCAGGTGCTGCAGAAGGAGATGAGCCTGGGCATGGTTCGCATAGCGCTGGAGTGCGAGAAGCGGTCGGAAAAAGACAAGACGAAGCTGGTGGAGGAGCCACTGTGGACCATGTTCTGCAACGGGAAGAAGATAGGGTACGGCGTGAAGAGGGAGGCGACGGAGGAGGACTTGCATGTGATGGAGGTGCTGAAGGCGGTGTCGATGGGGGCGGGGGTGCTGCCGGGGAAGTCGGAGGCGGAGGGGCCCGACGGGGAGATGGCTTACATGAGGGCTCATTTCGAGAGAGTGGTGGGATCCAAGGATTCCGAGACTCTATACATGCTCAGCCCAGATGGTAACAATGGACCAGAATTGAGTATTTTTTTTGTAAGAATATGa